Sequence from the Maribellus comscasis genome:
GACTTACACGAAGTCATTATTAAAACCAATGCTAATATTTTGATAATCTTCATTTTCATTATTTGCGGTAACGGTTGGTACATGTTGTCGGGGCGGATTTCGAAGAGCGTTCCTGTCCGAAGGACACGGAACTGCGATGCGAGAATCCGCAGTTGGTGTACCACCAAACCCCGCCCTGCAATATGTACCGTGTTACCACACGTTTTTTATTAATTTACTCTCTAATTTCTGATAATGTTAAAGTTATTGTCTTTCCATCTTGTGTGTTGAATGACAAAATATTATTAGAATACATACCACTAAATCCTTCTGTAACTCTGTGATTATGTCCATTAAATCTGTTGTGCTTTTTGTTGAAAGTCAATGTTATTTGACCGCCTAAGTCGTCATATATCATATAGACTTTTTTTTCTTCCTGTTGATTTAAGGAAATCTCACTTATTTTTTGACCAATTGCTTTAATCGTTTTTAATTCCATTCTCAATACATTTAATTTGTTCCATTAATACATCTTGGTTAAAATCACATCTGTACATTCTGAGTATATCATTTTCAAAATGAAGTCCAATGGTATTTATTTTTGATTTTTTGATTAAGTCAACTAAATTTTTCTCTATCGGATAAACCGCATTAACGACCTCACTACCGCCAATAAAATTTTCTCCGCTTTTTAATAACTTTAGAGAAATAGCGGTACCATTTAAAAGATTAATTTCCAAATTATCAGTTAATTCCAGAGAAGTTTCGTCGAAACGTACTGAAACTGAAATGTAATTCTTAATAGATTTATCACGCCCACTTAAAATCATGTCTGTGCGATTAATCGTCGAAATAAATGCTATGCCCACTTGCGTAAACCTATCTTCTGCAATAGGTTGTGGTATACATTGAGAGATAATTTCGTCTCCTTTGTTAATTTGGTTACAATTGCATTGAGCATAGGAACATATATTTAATAACAGAAAGATATATAGCAATAGTCCTTTATTCATAATTTGAAGTTTAGAAGTCGTTAAGTAAGTTTTCAAGTCGTTTTTGTTTCTCTATATTTCTTTTTTCTTGCCAATCTTTATTTGCTTTCCGATATTCTGTTTTGTTTTTTATTGCATCATTAAACTGCAAATTACTACTTGAAATTGAAAATCTTAGAATTGACATTTTCCTGAGCGTTGACTGTATATAATTTTCACTAAGAGATTTATATTCAGAGCTGCCGTAACCATGTTGTTTCGCCACCTTTAAAAGGTTTCTTTTTCTCCACCATTTTTCAATTGAACCAACCGAAGCATAATCATCATACTCGTTATAATACAGAGAAAAATAGGTGCTATCATTAAACCAATTAATTGTACCACTGGAGAACTTAAATTTTTCATTATCAACAGGGAATGCTCCAATTTTAAGAGAATCCATTGAATTAAGTTTATATTTGATTCGTACTAATTTTAGAAATTCATCGTAATTAATATTCCTACGTAAGTCATTACAATTAAACTCAATCTTTTCAACAAGAGTGTCAGCATTTAAATGGACATCAAGTTGTCCCGACAATCCGCCAACTGATATTTTTTTGACTTGATATAAATTGCCCAATTGGCATTCTTTTATAATATCAGGTCTTTTACTATCTAAAATATAATCTTTGATACTGGGACGATTTGAGATTGTCTCATTTTTTTCGTTTTCGATTTGTTGTTGATTGTCTTTCCCATGATTACAGGAAAAGAATATAATCAATAAAGTCATCGAGATACTAATCTTAAAATGTGTTTTCATCTTTTTTCAAATGTGTGGTAACGGTGGTGGTATGAGGTCGTGGCGGTCAGACGAGAGTCTGACCAGTCCGACCGAAACTGAGGTTGGGACGAGATTCGACTTGTCGAATCCGCACAAACCCAGCCATGCCTTATACCACGTGTTAGCTGCTGCCTTTTTTTGTTATAGTTTCTCCTTTTTTAAACTCAATTATATCGGTTAGTTTACCATCCATGTCATAGATATAAAATGTTCCAGTTCCATTTTTTAATGTCCCTTTTTCTCTCTTTTCCCCCTTTGAGTTGAAGTTTGATTTTACATTCCACAATAAACCATTTTTATATTCACATTCAGTCCACAGTTGTCCATTTTCAAAATAGTATTCAAAGAATCCATTTCTATTCCCCAACTCATAATTTCCGATTATTTCAATTTGTCCATTTGAATAGTAGTCAATCCACTCTCCACATCTGACATCCTCTTTTGTATAGAATCCAGTTTGTTCTAAATTTCCATTTTCGAAAAATGCTTGCATAAATTTAAGCTCTTGATTGGATACAATGGAGTCAGTGTATTTGATTTCCAATTGTCCCTCTGGATAGTATTGTTCCAATAACCAATATTTTTCTCCATCATTGAAAAAGACTTGTTTAAGTTTATACGGATAGTTTAAATCGTAAACTTTACCAATACCATATTCAAATCCGTTATCCCAATTTCTTATTACAACAGGACTTTGGTCTTCACCGTAACCTTGATAAACAATTTCTTCTCCATGTTTTTTTCCATCTTTGTAGTTACAAACTTCTGTCCGAGTCCAAAAAAAAGGAGACTTTTTATCATATGATTCAAAGGTTGTCCAGCTACCAGATTTTTGTCCTTTCAAATAACTACCTATTTTCTTTAAAATTTTGGCACTATGTGTCATTGGTAGTTGCTTATCACCTACAATTAAGGTTGTTGTTTCTCCCATCATTGATGTATCTAACTCATATTCTATCCACTTGCCCTCTTTTATTTCATTTTCGAATCGTCCACTGTCTTTAAATTGTTCTAAGACATTAAGGTCGAGTTGACTATTGTCAATTGATGGGTTTTCAATCCACTTACTTAAAGCATCCTCGACTTTTTCTTCAACGGTTTGGCTATTTCCTTCAAATACGAGTAAAGTGAAAATTAATATTATAAAAAGTGGTTGCCTCATTTATTATGTTCGTTTTAAGGTTGCAGCTAACGGTTCGGCTATGTATAGTGCGGGACTTTGAAACGGTTACCTGTCAATGCTGCACTGAGCCAATTCGTTTATTCATATTTTCTTTTTAAGCCGATTCGTCAAAGACGAATTGGCGTTGTAGCACAGAGAACTGCGGTTTGATTACTTGCTGAACCCCGCATTATATATAGCTTTTGTTGTACACTGTGCTTTGGTTTTCATTTTACTATTTATTAAGAGTTTATAAAATTACCTTTTTGAAATTGTCATTTTCAGGGTCAGTTTTTTTGTCTTAAAAATGGATTTCGTTTGTAGGTTTTCATAAATTTTCTTTTTTGTAATCAGAATTTAGTTTTAAAGTTGTATAAAAATAGCATTATTTCATAACCGGGCACACCAATCCCATCGGTTTTATGCCGCTATTTTTTTGATTTTGTTTTTCTTAGGTTTAAACCTTGTCATATAAATTGTTTCATTTTTTTTGTTTTTAAAGGTTGAGTATAAATAGGTTTTTTCGGTATTGCAGTTTTTACAGATTTTCGGGTTTTCAGCCATTTCATAAATTTCTTCGTTTTCTTCAATTTCTGAAGTTTCATTTAATTTTTTGACAAGAGTTTTGTTAAGTACTGCTTTTGTTCTTGCAGCATAAGCTCCGTAGTACCTTACGATTCTAAAATAGGGCAGCGGCACGTGCTGTAATAATCTTGGGAAAAACTCACGGTAGTTCAGGGTTAATTCTTTTTCGATGGGTTTTCCATAAAAGTCAAGGTTTTTATAGTCTTTGTATTTGAACGAGATATTTTCCCCGTCAATGTTAGTTATTTTATATTCGCTGATACATGCCCTTTTCGAGTACCTTCCGATGTAGCGAATCACTTCTTCGGGGATTTGGATTGCCGGTTCGAAGTGTACTCTCCAGTTTTTATCGTTTATCTTTTTTATGAATTTGAGGAAATCCATCCTGTCTGAAAAATTTTGCTCCAAAGTATTGGAATCAAACATTTCCACCAGTTTGTCTTCAAACTTGCACCTGAATTTTGTCTGGATGAAATTGTAATTTACATACTCGCCTTTGATTTCTTCGAGGCAATTATTTTTGTTAACCCCTCCCCACGAAAGGATCATGTGAATGTGCGGGTGCAATTGTTTTGTTTCACCAAAAGTGTGGAGTACGCTGATTATTCCGGGAGTGAGATTGTATTTATACATCATCCAGTCTTTCATGGCTTCGGCCGCTGCTTTGAATAAAGCACTTAAAAGTTCCCATTTGTTGTCGCTGATTAAGTTGTTGAGTTTGTGCGGCAGTGTAAACACCACGTGGCGGTGGGGAATGTCCAGCATCTGTTCTTTTATTTTCTCTGCCCACTGCATGGTATCTTTCCAACTACATGTTGGGCAAAAACGGTTCTTGCAACTGTGGTAAACCTGGCTTATTTCCCCGCACTCTTCACAAACATAATGGTCAATCCCCAAAGCTTCGGTACGGCAGGCGCGCATTGCTGCAACCGCTTTGTATTGTTCGGGGGTGATGTAATGGTTTGGCGATTTTACATACCTGTCCCACCAGGATTGAAAGTATTCAGCGAGAGTAAATTTTCTTACTTTCCGATTTTTGTATTTAGATAATTCATAAACCATTTATCTAATTGTTGTAATCCAAGCGGGGTTATAAATACTTTGTCGTAAGCTTTACATTTAGGACAAGTCGGTTTCTTCTCGTAAATTAAAGTTCCGATTTTATCCATCTCCAAGCTACCTACATCTGCATTAAAAATGAAATGGCAATCTTGACACTCAAGGTTAACTGTCATGTATTGAGTTATTTGTGCTTTGCGTTTAGCATTGTGTACAACGGCCGCGGCTATGGGCAGTAAAGGATTAGAATATATAATCCATCCATAATAACCGTGAGCCGATGCGTTTTTGTTTCGATTTTATTTTGTTTAAAGAGTTATAGTTTTTGTTTACAATATAAATATTTTAAATAGCATTGCCAAGCATGGGCGTTGTAGCATTTATAGTCATGCCAATGCAATTTAGCGGCGCCTTTATTGGCTATAGCTGTTGTTATGGTGTCGGCAAAAGCCTCTGCGTGGCAGCCCGAGACTTACTTAAAATGTTATCACCGAAGGAGGGCTGGCGGAATGTTTGCCCCTCCCAAGTGATGTGCCAATTTTGACATCCAGGCCAGGTAACCACGAAGTTAAACCTCAGCAGTAAACAACCACTTTCCAGCCATAAATTTTATCGGCTTTGTTAAACACGTTGGCCGCAACTGGTTTAACTTAACTGTTAAAATTGGCGCAGGAGTTGAAGCCTGCAAACATTGTGACCGCCCGAACTGCATTTAGTGCGGGCTATCATGAGCTAAACGCAGCCCCACCATCCAACAAAGCACAATCAGCCAGCACAAAAATGTGGGGCGTGAAAACCCACCATAACCAATATTTTAAAGAACAAGTTCGCATACTAACGATAACCCCCACGCTGCACCATAACGGCCGCGGCTATGGGCAGTAAAGGATTAGAATATATAATCCATCCATAATAACCGTGAGCCGATGCGTTTTTGTTTCGATTTTATTTTGTTTAAAGAGTTATAGTTTTTGTTTACAATATAAATATTTTAAATAGCATTGCCAAGCATGGGCGTTGTAGCATTTATAGTCATGCCAATGCAATTTAGCGGCGCCTTTATTGGCTATAGCTGTTGTTATGGTGTCGGCAAAAGCCTCTGCGTGGCAGCCCGAGACTTACTTAAAATGTTATCACCGAAGGAGGGCTGGCGGAATGTTTGCCCCTCCCAAGTGATGTGCCAATTTTGACATCCAGGCCAGGTAACCACGAAGTTAAACCTCAGCAGTAAACAACCACTTTCCAGCCATAAATTTTATCGGCTTTGTTAAACACGTTGGCCGCAACTGGTTTAACTTAACTGTTAAAATTGGCGCAGGAGTTGAAGCCTGCAAACATTGTGACCGCCCGAACTGCATTTAGTGCGGGCTATCATGAGCTAAACGCAGCCCCACCATCCAACAAAGCACAATCAGCCAGCACAAAAATGTGGGGCGTGAAAACCCACCATAACCAATATTTTAAAGAACAAGTTCGCATACTAACGATAACCCCCACGCTGCACCATAACGGTTCGGCTATGTATAGTGCGGGACTTTGAAACGGTTACCTGTCAATGCTGCACTGAGCCAATTCGTTTATTCATATTTTCTTTTTAAGCCGATTCGTCAAAGACGAATTGGCGTTGTAGCACAGAGAACTGCGGTTTGATTACTTGCTGAACCCCGCATTATATATAGCTTTTGTTGTACACTGTGCTTTGGTTTTCATTTTACTATTTATTAAGAGTTTATAAAATTACCTTTTTGAAATTGTCATTTTCAGGGTCAGTTTTTTTGTCTTAAAAATGGATTTCGTTTGTAGGTTTTCATAAATTTTCTTTTTTGTAATCAGAATTTAGTTTTAAAGTTGTATAAAAATAGCATTATTTCATAACCGGGCACACCAATCCCATCGGTTTTATGCCGCTATTTTTTTGATTTTGTTTTTCTTAGGTTTAAACCTTGTCATATAAATTGTTTCATTTTTTTTGTTTTTAAAGGTTGAGTATAAATAGGTTTTTTCGGTATTGCAGTTTTTACAGATTTTCGGGTTTTCAGCCATTTCATAAATTTCTTCGTTTTCTTCAATTTCTGAAGTTTCATTTAATTTTTTGACAAGAGTTTTGTTAAGTACTGCTTTTGTTCTTGCAGCATAAGCTCCGTAGTACCTTACGATTCTAAAATAGGGCAGCGGCACGTGCTGTAATAATCTTGGGAAAAACTCACGGTAGTTCAGGGTTAATTCTTTTTCGATGGGTTTTCCATAAAAGTCAAGGTTTTTATAGTCTTTGTATTTGAACGAGATATTTTCCCCGTCAATGTTAGTTATTTTATATTCGCTGATACATGCCCTTTTCGAGTACCTTCCGATGTAGCGAATCACTTCTTCGGGGATTTGGATTGCCGGTTCGAAGTGTACTCTCCAGTTTTTATCGTTTATCTTTTTTATGAATTTGAGGAAATCCATCCTGTCTGAAAAATTTTGCTCCAAAGTATTGGAATCAAACATTTCCACCAGTTTGTCTTCAAACTTGCACCTGAATTTTGTCTGGATGAAATTGTAATTTACATACTCGCCTTTGATTTCTTCGAGGCAATTATTTTTGTTAACCCCTCCCCACGAAAGGATCATGTGAATGTGCGGGTGCAATTGTTTTGTTTCACCAAAAGTGTGGAGTACGCTGATTATTCCGGGAGTGAGATTGTATTTATACATCATCCAGTCTTTCATGGCTTCGGCCGCTGCTTTGAATAAAGCACTTAAAAGTTCCCATTTGTTGTCGCTGATTAAGTTGTTGAGTTTGTGCGGCAGTGTAAACACCACGTGGCGGTGGGGAATGTCCAGCATCTGTTCTTTTATTTTCTCTGCCCACTGCATGGTATCTTTCCAACTACATGTTGGGCAAAAACGGTTCTTGCAACTGTGGTAAACCTGGCTTATTTCCCCGCACTCTTCACAAACATAATGGTCAATCCCCAAAGCTTCGGTACGGCAGGCGCGCATTGCTGCAACCGCTTTGTATTGTTCGGGGGTGATGTAATGGTTTGGCGATTTTACATACCTGTCCCACCAGGATTGAAAGTATTCAGCGAGAGTAAATTTTCTTACTTTCCGATTTTTGTATTTAGATAATTCATAAACCATTTATCTAATTGTTGTAATCCAAGCGGGGTTATAAATACTTTGTCGTAAGCTTTACATTTAGGACAAGTCGGTTTCTTCTCGTAAATTAAAGTTCCGATTTTATCCATCTCCAAGCTACCTACATCTGCATTAAAAATGAAATGGCAATCTTGACACTCAAGGTTAACTGTCATGTATTGAGTTATTTGTGCTTTGCGTTTAGCATTGTGTACAACGTATGTGGAAGGACACATTTGTGCACATTATTTTTTTTATAGGTGTTACAAAATGTTTCGTTTCCAATAAAATAGGTTTGTAAAAGGTACTTTTGTTGTTTTTGGGTGCATTGGCATAAGCTTTTGGTTTAATTCTTCTAAAATAAACATAATTCCACTAAATCGGGGTTGGAAAACAATAAAAAAGTGTTGGAAAATTAAAAAATGAAGCTGTTGTCAATTATTTAAATGTCTGCCGGCGGTCGGGGAAACAAATATCATTTATTAACTGCTCGTCCGGGCGCCAGGCGGAGTAATTATCATTTTACAACGGGGAGTTTTCTCTTCAGGGCAGGTAAATAGAGTTTGTTAACAGTGCCCATGGCGTTGTCCGGTCAACTATTATTTAATAACAGCTTCTCAGAAAAGATACTCTGCTATTATTTTATAATTGTTTTTGCGTTTTCAGGTAAATTACGAATGGACTGTTGCAGGTATTGGTTCTTCCAATATTTTTTTGTTTGTATATTCATTCACTCCAAAAAGAAATCCAGAACTTTTGGCCCCGGGCATCTGTTTCCCACTATAAATTAATTTTTAAAAAGTACGAGCATTTTTCCGGGTATGTGATTTGGGAAGAATCAGAATGCTGAGTAAATACAGCTTTATTGGAATCGGTTATTCTGATGTTTAAAGGCTTTTATCAATTCTTTTGTAATAATAACTCGTTTTTTCAATTTTTACATCGAAAGTGTAAATTTCTGCATTTTTGTCAGAAGAAAAGAGGGAAAGCAGTCCAATGTCGCCGGCGCAGAAAAGACTGTGCGCACTCATTAAAATAATCCAGAAATAAAATACAGCCTGGTTGAGCGAAAAGAGAATCCCGAAAAGTGTAATAACTTGAATAACCACCAGCGGAGCCAATGCAACAAAGGCAAATTGTTTCCGGTTGAGTACATGTTCATCGGCTTCCGCATAAAAAACAAATTTTCTGAGATAGCCGCCGTAATTTACTTTTGGGGCTCCGGTCATTTTCAAGGCAACGCCGTGAACGAGTTCGTGAATAACAATAAGAACAGAAACACAAAAAACAAGTGTGGCAATTGAAAAGAATAGCGGCCGAAAATTTTGCTGAACAGCCAAAACAACGGAACGGCTTAGGAAAAACAATCCTAGCAGAATCATTAGCGTTTGGTAAATCATGTACCAGCGAACAATTTTTGTATTGGAATTGCTTAGTTGCTGAATTACAAAGTCTTTGATTTGTTGATGATTAAATTTCGCCAGCAGCTCAAATTTGTCTTCGTTTTGCAGTTCCTGAATTGTTGGGTTAGCCATTGTTATTTGTATCGTATAATTTGATAGAGGTCTTTCAAATTAAATAATTTCAGCAAGAATGCAAAGAGCGCAGACGTGAAGATAACAAACAAGTAGCCGTAAACCCAGTTGTCAAAACGTTGAGAAATGGTTCCCATCGTAACCGTAATTCCGGCAAAAAGAATAAGCTGGATAATAAATCGCGCACTTGGTTTTAGTTTGAAAATAATAATTGCCAGCGTAATTTGTGCAATGGCAGTGCAGATCTGAGTAATCAAACTGGCATACGCAGAACCAAAGGCCATAAAGCGCGGAATTAAAATCAGGTTAAGCGAAATGTTCAACACCATTCCCAGAAACGCCATAATATTGAGTTGTTTCATACTTCCGTTTGCTGTGAGCAGCGTTCCGAAAATGTATGTGCTGGCAATTCCGATAAAACCTGTCATCAGAATTCCGAGAATTCCCGAAGAATGGTTGGTGTTGGAATGGTACAAAAGATCCATAATTTGTTCGTTGTAATAAACGCTCGAAACCGCAATAATTATGGCAGGAACAATCAAAAGCGTGTAAGAAAGTTGCACCATGGAACCAACGTGTTCTTTTTGTTTTATCATCCGCGAGAAAATGGGCAAAAGTAAGCCGCCAAACAAAACGCCAAACATGGAAACTGCGTCGAGCAAACGAAATGCCTGTGCATAAATTCCGGCTTGTTCTTTTCCAATCGGGTCGGGTAGGAGGCGTTCAAGCATCACCGAATCAATCCGGTTGTAAAACGACATCAGCAAAACTAAAAGCGCGTAAGGATACGATTTCCGAAGAAAAACAATAAAAAATTTGAAATCGAAGCGGAGTTTTATTTTTCCTGATTGTGCCAGAACAATTATAAACGTGATAATTGAAGTGAGTAAATATCCCGCAGTTTGCGCATACACAAACCATTCAATCGTAAAAGAAGCTTTAAATGAGTTGTTGAATAAAAGAACGCTGCAAATAATTATCATAATACTTCGGTCGAGAACCGAAATAAAACTGTCGGTGCGAAAAAGATGCAGCCCGCTGATGTTGGAACGTAAATATAAGGTAAACGAAATAAGAAACTGGTTAAAAATAAGGAAGAAAAGCAAATGAAACTGCACCTTGTTATAGCCAATAATAAATGCAATTGTGAGTGTAAAAATTGCATAAACAATGGCGAGCATGAGTTTCAAACCCACAATATTTGAAAGATGTTTGGGCAGCAAAAACTGGTGCTGTGCAATGTTCCGATTGTTGTAATTTGTAATTCCCACATCGAGCAGGATATTCAGCAACATTGAAAAGTTAAACAAGGCGAAATACATACCGAAAGTTTCATCGCCAACCATGTTTTGCACGGTTCTGTCAATTCCCAGAAGCCAAAATGGTTTTATCAGGAGGTTCAGGAAAAGTAATAATATCAGATTGGTAATAAATTTGCGTTTCAAAATCCGGTATTTATCTTTTAAGTCGCATAATTTGAAAGCTTAAAAGTAAAAAATATTTAAACAGACTTTGTACATTTACCCAAATTTGAATTTACACTTTATGGTAATTGCCGTAAATACCCGCTTGCTTCTAAAAGGAAAACTTGAGGGAATTGGTTGGTTTACATTGGAAACGCTGAAAAGAATGACCATCAATCACCCGGAACATCAGTTTATTTTTATTTTTGATCGGCCTTACAATTCCGACTATATTTTTTCTGATAATGTTACTCCGGTGGTTATTGGCCCGCCAACGCGGCACCCGTTTTTGTGGTATTTATGGTTCGAATATCAAATTCCGAAGGTCCTCAGAAAATATAAAGCTGACCTGTTTCTTTCTCCCGACGGGTATTTGTCGATGCGAACAAAAGTGCCTCAGTTGGCCGTAATTCACGACATTAACTTTGTGCACCGCCCTGCCGACTTGCCGTGGTTGAAAGCAAAATATTACAATCGTTATTTTAAGAAGTTTGCCAAAATTGCGAAACGAATTGCGACGGTTTCTTTTTATTCGAAGGAAGATATTACGCGTTCATTTAAAGTAGATTACGATAAAATTGATGTGGTTTATGATGGAATTAACCAGATTTTTTGTCCAACTTCGCTTGAAGATCAGCAAACGATTCGGCAGAAATATTCTGATGGGAAACCCTATTTTTTGTTTGTGGGAGCGTTGCATCCGCGGAAAAATATTTGCGGGTTGCTGAATGCTTTTGATGCTTTTAAAAGTGTGGATACAAACGATGTAAAACTGGTGATTGTTGGTGGTGAAATGCACAAAACCGGTGAAATTTTTGAAACCTTCGATAACATGCGTTTTCAAAAGGATGTGGTTTTTACCGGCCGTGTAAATACGAACGAGCTGCATCAGATTTTTGGCGCAGCAATGTCGCTTACTTTTGTGCCTTATTTTGAAGGTTTTGGAATTCCGATTGTGGAAGCGATGAGCTCAGGCGTTCCTGTAATTTGTTCAAATACAACTTCGATTCCTGAAGTTGGCGGAAGTGCCGTTTTGTATGCCGACCCGTGTAAAATTGAGCAAATAACGGAAGCCATGATTAAGATGGCAGCCGACAAAGAATTGCGTGAATTGCTTATAAAAAAGGGAATGGTGCAGAAAGAAAAATTTAGCTGGGACGAAACTGCGCGTTTGCTTTGGATGAGCGTGGAGCGAGCCTTGCAGTAATCAGTCGCAGTTTACAAGTATTATGACGAAACAAAAATTATTATCCTATTTTCAGAAAGGTCAGATTGAAGCGGGTTGCGATGAAGCGGGGCGCGGTTGTCTTGCCGGACCGGTGTTTGCTGCTGCGGTAATTTTACCTGCTGATTTTGAAAATGAATTATTAGACGACTCAAAAAAACTCACAGAAAAACAACGTTATTTTTTGCGTCCGCTTATTGAAAAAGAGGCGCTGGCCTGGGCAGTGGCTTCGGTTTCGAATACAGAAATTGATGAAATTAATATTCTGAATGCTTCATTTTTTGCGATGAACAAAGCTGTGCAGCAACTACAAGTGGTGCCGGAGCATTTGCTGATTGACGGAAACCGTTTCCGGCCGCGTACAAAAATACCGTTTACCTGCATGGTAAAAGGCGACGGGCGGTTTTATTCCATTGCCGCGGCTTCTATTTTAGCAAAAACGTATCGCGACGATTTTATGCAACAAGCCCACAACGAATTTCCCAATTACGATTGGAATAAAAACAAAGGTTACCCAACCAAAAAACACCGGGCTGCCATCAAAGAATTTGGAACTACAAAATACCATCGCATGTCGTTCCGTTTGCTGGATGAGCAGTTGGTTTTGGATTTCCCTCAAGCAAAAGAAAACAAATAGTTTCGAAAAATAATTTTGAATTTTTTTTGGTGCACAGGCAACGTTTGAGTTTTTTTCCGCATTTTAAGAATGAAAGGAATTTTAATAAAGCGATTTAGTGCAGATTCAAAAAATTATTAGTAAAAGTTCAAAAGGCGACCGGCGGGCGCAAAAGCAGTTTTTCGATTGGTATGCCGACCGTTTGTTTGCCGTGGCCAAACGTTATGCTGTCTCAGCAGAAACAGCTGAAGAAGCACTTTTTCAGGCTTTTTTGAAGATTTTTCGGAAGTTATCTGACTTTGAGTTTATAAATGAAACTGCATTGCTGGCCTGGTTGTCGCGTATTGTGATTAACCAGGCGCTAATGGACCGCAGAAAAGAGCTGAGCACGCTTTACAAACTGGAGCCAATTGATGAAGAACATCAAAACACAATGTATTACGAAGAGCCCGACGGGGAAACGCTAAACGAATTGGTCAGTCAGCTTCCGGTGGGCTACAAAACGGTTTTTCTGATGCATGTGGTTGATGGTTACGCACACAAAGAAATTGCAGAAATGTTGGGGATCTCGGAGAGCACCTCGCGTTCGCAGTTTTTTAAAGCAAGAAAATTATTACAAAAGAAATTGAATTACGATTATGGACAATCTGGAACATAAAATAAGGGAAGCCTTTTCCGAATCAGATGCTAAAACAACTTTTGCCGG
This genomic interval carries:
- a CDS encoding toxin-antitoxin system YwqK family antitoxin gives rise to the protein MRQPLFIILIFTLLVFEGNSQTVEEKVEDALSKWIENPSIDNSQLDLNVLEQFKDSGRFENEIKEGKWIEYELDTSMMGETTTLIVGDKQLPMTHSAKILKKIGSYLKGQKSGSWTTFESYDKKSPFFWTRTEVCNYKDGKKHGEEIVYQGYGEDQSPVVIRNWDNGFEYGIGKVYDLNYPYKLKQVFFNDGEKYWLLEQYYPEGQLEIKYTDSIVSNQELKFMQAFFENGNLEQTGFYTKEDVRCGEWIDYYSNGQIEIIGNYELGNRNGFFEYYFENGQLWTECEYKNGLLWNVKSNFNSKGEKREKGTLKNGTGTFYIYDMDGKLTDIIEFKKGETITKKGSS
- a CDS encoding IS91 family transposase, with translation MVYELSKYKNRKVRKFTLAEYFQSWWDRYVKSPNHYITPEQYKAVAAMRACRTEALGIDHYVCEECGEISQVYHSCKNRFCPTCSWKDTMQWAEKIKEQMLDIPHRHVVFTLPHKLNNLISDNKWELLSALFKAAAEAMKDWMMYKYNLTPGIISVLHTFGETKQLHPHIHMILSWGGVNKNNCLEEIKGEYVNYNFIQTKFRCKFEDKLVEMFDSNTLEQNFSDRMDFLKFIKKINDKNWRVHFEPAIQIPEEVIRYIGRYSKRACISEYKITNIDGENISFKYKDYKNLDFYGKPIEKELTLNYREFFPRLLQHVPLPYFRIVRYYGAYAARTKAVLNKTLVKKLNETSEIEENEEIYEMAENPKICKNCNTEKTYLYSTFKNKKNETIYMTRFKPKKNKIKKIAA
- a CDS encoding DUF3267 domain-containing protein — protein: MANPTIQELQNEDKFELLAKFNHQQIKDFVIQQLSNSNTKIVRWYMIYQTLMILLGLFFLSRSVVLAVQQNFRPLFFSIATLVFCVSVLIVIHELVHGVALKMTGAPKVNYGGYLRKFVFYAEADEHVLNRKQFAFVALAPLVVIQVITLFGILFSLNQAVFYFWIILMSAHSLFCAGDIGLLSLFSSDKNAEIYTFDVKIEKTSYYYKRIDKSL
- a CDS encoding oligosaccharide flippase family protein translates to MKRKFITNLILLLFLNLLIKPFWLLGIDRTVQNMVGDETFGMYFALFNFSMLLNILLDVGITNYNNRNIAQHQFLLPKHLSNIVGLKLMLAIVYAIFTLTIAFIIGYNKVQFHLLFFLIFNQFLISFTLYLRSNISGLHLFRTDSFISVLDRSIMIIICSVLLFNNSFKASFTIEWFVYAQTAGYLLTSIITFIIVLAQSGKIKLRFDFKFFIVFLRKSYPYALLVLLMSFYNRIDSVMLERLLPDPIGKEQAGIYAQAFRLLDAVSMFGVLFGGLLLPIFSRMIKQKEHVGSMVQLSYTLLIVPAIIIAVSSVYYNEQIMDLLYHSNTNHSSGILGILMTGFIGIASTYIFGTLLTANGSMKQLNIMAFLGMVLNISLNLILIPRFMAFGSAYASLITQICTAIAQITLAIIIFKLKPSARFIIQLILFAGITVTMGTISQRFDNWVYGYLFVIFTSALFAFLLKLFNLKDLYQIIRYK
- a CDS encoding glycosyltransferase family 4 protein, producing the protein MVIAVNTRLLLKGKLEGIGWFTLETLKRMTINHPEHQFIFIFDRPYNSDYIFSDNVTPVVIGPPTRHPFLWYLWFEYQIPKVLRKYKADLFLSPDGYLSMRTKVPQLAVIHDINFVHRPADLPWLKAKYYNRYFKKFAKIAKRIATVSFYSKEDITRSFKVDYDKIDVVYDGINQIFCPTSLEDQQTIRQKYSDGKPYFLFVGALHPRKNICGLLNAFDAFKSVDTNDVKLVIVGGEMHKTGEIFETFDNMRFQKDVVFTGRVNTNELHQIFGAAMSLTFVPYFEGFGIPIVEAMSSGVPVICSNTTSIPEVGGSAVLYADPCKIEQITEAMIKMAADKELRELLIKKGMVQKEKFSWDETARLLWMSVERALQ
- a CDS encoding ribonuclease HII; translation: MTKQKLLSYFQKGQIEAGCDEAGRGCLAGPVFAAAVILPADFENELLDDSKKLTEKQRYFLRPLIEKEALAWAVASVSNTEIDEINILNASFFAMNKAVQQLQVVPEHLLIDGNRFRPRTKIPFTCMVKGDGRFYSIAAASILAKTYRDDFMQQAHNEFPNYDWNKNKGYPTKKHRAAIKEFGTTKYHRMSFRLLDEQLVLDFPQAKENK
- a CDS encoding RNA polymerase sigma factor: MQIQKIISKSSKGDRRAQKQFFDWYADRLFAVAKRYAVSAETAEEALFQAFLKIFRKLSDFEFINETALLAWLSRIVINQALMDRRKELSTLYKLEPIDEEHQNTMYYEEPDGETLNELVSQLPVGYKTVFLMHVVDGYAHKEIAEMLGISESTSRSQFFKARKLLQKKLNYDYGQSGT